The Plasmodium malariae genome assembly, contig: PmUG01_00_7, whole genome shotgun sequence genome has a segment encoding these proteins:
- the PmUG01_00019600 gene encoding PIR protein, whose amino-acid sequence MATYTTEENENTVTLYLKYKSEFETAIEDTRNVKGKENPGVKCGRMQGNYPDFTTPCQEVGRYLIEIKENYESDSIKRCKYLNYRINSDDNYNKNFKWFQGYREFSSKTENICKNEIININSEILKNLKTLYSYYEDFENYNGTIDTSTSSTCNKIEECYQFYIQHYKECQKKSNDAFCEELINFKNAYDEKMNKLTPCNGLPHTLPQLEQTSAQILPPKEEDYLFVPILTTAIVLLMSFTIFFLYKFTPLKSWTYNRLRKKKIIELNKFQEESRESLQNLHEEVNRNYEGSSHNISYQSQGHT is encoded by the exons ATGGCAACTTACACTACAGAAGAAAac gAGAATACTGTGACATTAtatcttaaatataaaagtgaATTTGAAACAGCTATCGAAGATACTCGGAATGTAAAGGGTAAAGAAAATCCTGGAGTGAAATGTGGTCGAATGCAGGGAAATTATCCTGATTTTACTACACCATGCCAAGAGGTTGGTAGatatttaattgaaataaaggaaaacTATGAATCCGATAGCATCAAACGTTGTAAATACTTAAATTATAGGATAAATTCAgatgataattataataagaattttaaaTGGTTTCAGGGATATAGAGAATTTTCGTCCAAAAcagaaaatatatgcaagaacgaaataataaatattaattctgaaattttaaaaaacctTAAAACACTATATAGTTATTATGAagattttgaaaattataatggtACAATTGATACTTCTACTAGTAGTACttgtaataaaattgaaGAATGTTACCAATTTTATATCCAACATTACAAAGaatgtcaaaaaaaaagtaatgacGCTTTTTGTGAGgagttaataaattttaagaatgcatatgatgaaaaaatgaataaattaactCCATGCAATGGTTTACCACACACGTTACCACAACTAGAACAAACTTCAGCACAAATATTACCACCTAAAGAAGAAGATTACTTATTTGTTCCCATTTTAACAACAGCTATCGTATTACTAATGTCTTtcactatattttttttatataag TTTACACCACTGAAATCTTGGACATATAATCgtttacgaaaaaaaaaaattattgaactTAACAAATTTCAAGAAGAATCGAGAGAATCCCTACAAAACCTTCATGAAGAAGTAAATAGAAATTATGAAGGAAGTTCTCATAATATATCCTATCAATCTCAAGGACACACTTGA
- the PmUG01_00019700 gene encoding fam-m protein yields MEQIVKSMLFIKISAFILLNGICHFKNDVNTFNKSINEDYTLGRKLDIKTFRLLAKCRQDKDSNILGLKQNMQNNTKYKKKDIAINEKGDKDKNKKSNKSSLHKAQYYTEVIDYNNGMFDGKHFHFEKKWIKKKDYDNFLERNRRVCDISLRKIKLRKYRYGVAMFFIFLLLGIGIPILSSLPSLKEAWESITNDGILKTLKEIVEGWGENVLSYLIIALFSVLMVMYMLIVQDFKK; encoded by the exons atggaGCAAATAGTTAAGTCaatgttatttattaaaatttctgcgtttatccttttaaatgggatatgtcattttaaaaatgatgtG AACACGTTTAATAAATCCATAAATGAAGACTACACACTTGGCAGAAAATTAGATATAAAAACTTTTCGATTACTGGCAAAATGTAGGCAGGATAAggattcaaatattttaggGTTAAAACAGAATATGCAAAACAATAcaaagtacaaaaaaaaggatatagctattaatgaaaaagggGACAAAGATAAAAACAAGAAATCTAATAAAAGTTCATTACATAAGGCACAATACTATACCGAAGttatagattataataatggaatgtttgatggaaaacatttccattttgaaaaaaaatggattaaaaaaaaagattacgATAATTTTCTTGAAAGAAACAGGAGAGTTTGTGATATAtctttaagaaaaataaaacttagAAAGTACAGATATGGAGTTgctatgttttttatttttctcttgcTGGGAATAGGAATACCCATATTATCAAGTTTACCGTCCTTGAAAGAGGCATGGGAAAGCATTACAAACGATGGAATATTGAAAACATTGAAAGAAATTGTAGAAGGATGGGGAGAAAACGTACTTTCCTATCTTATTATAGCATTATTTAGCGTACTTATGGTTATGTATATGCTTATAGTACAagattttaagaaataa
- the PmUG01_00019800 gene encoding fam-l protein produces the protein MEKKIKLLLFINIATFIPLTWICHFSNENRTFYGSLGENYINDKKLNTKNYRLLAKCKHNKDSCTMGLKEGIPNNDMTERKDISNNENIFAQLKKQSNRSLSRNIERQKKYKKNNSRIFETEQYSRFEKKIFKELDYANFLKNNRGISNRIYQKIIRKKYRFRLGLPIFFVLLLSILLLLDLFVGYGLISGLFKILNIISKHLGYTDTGGVKALQVMLMPLNKWLIESPFSSFFKSVEEVQSRGSKISKHYYITGFFGFLIYFIPIFIIGVTCILSVFYYHKKVKKYEKIKFKKR, from the exons atggaaaaaaaaattaagttactcttatttattaatattgctACGTTTATACCTTTAACATGGATATGCCATTTTAGCAATGAAAat AGGACATTTTATGGATCTTTGGGTGAAAACTATATAAAtgacaaaaaattaaatacaaagAACTATCGATTATTAGCGAAATGTAAACATAATAAGGATTCATGTACTATGGGGTTAAAAGAAGGGATACCAAATAATGATATGACAGAAAGAAaagatatatctaataatgaaaacatatttgcacaattaaaaaaacaatcaAATAGAAGTTTATCAAGGAATATAGaaaggcaaaaaaaatataagaaaaataattctcGTATATTTGAAACAGAACAATATTCCCGTTtcgaaaaaaagatattcaaagaacttgattatGCTAACTTTCTTAAAAACAACAGGGGGATTAGTAATAGGATTtaccaaaaaataatacgtaAAAAGTACAGATTTCGATTAGGTTTacctatattttttgttttgttgttATCCATATTACTTTTACTAGATTTATTCGTGGGTTATGGACTTATAAGCGGATTGTTTAagattttaaatattatctcTAAACATTTGGGATACACAGATACAGGAGGTGTGAAAGCGTTACAAGTAATGTTGATGCCTTTAAATAAATGGTTGATAGAGTCCCCATTTAGTTCGTTTTTCAAATCTGTTGAAGAAGTACAAAGTAGGGGAAGTAAGATAAGTaagcattattatataacagGCTTCTTCggttttcttatatattttattcccATCTTTATAATAGGTGTCACATGTATATTAAGTGTTTTTTActaccataaaaaagttaaaaaatatgaaaaaattaagttcaaaaaaaggtaa